GTACCGAGGCGGGACGCAGGAAGTCGGCGGACCGGACGTGCAGCACGGGCCGGCCGGCGGCGCGCAGCGGGTCGACCAGGGCGGCGGCCAGCTCCTCGGGGTGGGCGGCCGGCGGGCCGTCGACAGCGACCCGCAGCCGTCCCGGCACGTCGGTGGTGACCAACCGCTCGGTCAGCTCGGCCACCAGCAGCTCGGGGGTGACGGGACGGACGCGCACCGGTCCATCCTGCCGCGCCGGCCCGGTCGGCGCAGGCGGCGGGGCCGCGCCGACCGGGGCGACGGGGGTCAGCCGGTGCGGTCGATGGTGACCCGGGCGTCGTCGGCGAGGCGGTAACCCACCCCGTAGACCGTGGTGACCAGCGGGACGTCCACGCCGACCTTGCCGCGCAGCCGGCGCACGTGCACGTCCACCGTGCGGACGCCGGCGTGCTCGTAGCCCCAGACGGCGTTGAGCAGCTGCAACCGGGTGAAGACCCGCCGGGGGTGGGCGACCAGGTGCAGCAGCAGGTCGAACTCCAGCCGGGTCAGCGGCAGCGGCTCGCCGTCGCGCAGCACCGACCGGGACGAGGCCAGGATGTGCAGGGCCGGGATGGTCGGCGCGAGCGGCCGGGTCGGGGCCCGGCCCGCCGGCACCACGTCGGGCCGCCGGTCGCCCGGCGCGGGACCACTGGAGACCACGCCCTCCCCGCGTTCCAGCATCTCCCGGGCGGCGTCGAGCAGCCGGCGGGCCGCCGGGGTCAGCGACTCCTCCGCGGCGAGCGGGATGGACAGGGTCACGGTGAGCACGGGTGCGGCCGTGTTCGCGGGGCGACGCTGGCCGCCGGGGGGACGACCGGGGACCGCGGGTTGGGACGTATGCCATCCGGCGCGCGACGAGGCGGGGCTGACCGACATGGTCCTCCTTGGCTGGTCCGGGTGTCTCCCACGGCCCGGGACGCCGCTCCATCGATGCTTCCCGGCGCCTGTGCGAGGGTCAAGGGGCGGCTGCGTTGCATGAATGTGACAATTGACGAACACATCGGAGCCGGATGCTCGCTCTGCGTACGAGGCCAGATGATTACAGCAGAGCCGGTGAGTTGACCCGATACGGGGGTCCCCGCCCGGTTCACCGCGGCCCGCCGAACGGCCGGCCCCGCGCACGCCGCGGCCCCGGGTCGGGAGCGGACCCGGGGCGGCGAGGAGCGGCTCAGTGGTCCGGCTCGACCACCACCCGGGCGGCGTCGGCGAGCCGGTAGCCGACGCCGTACACGGTGGTCAGCAGGGGTGTGTCGGGGCCGAACTTGGCGCGCAGGCGGCGGACGTGCACGTCGACCGTGCGGGCCACCGCGTGCTCGTAGCCCCAGACGTGGGAGAGCAGTTGCGCGCGGGTGAAGACCCGGCGCGGGTGCGCGGCGAGGAAGTGCAGCAGGTCGAACTCGATCCGGGTCAGCGGGACGGCCCGTACCCCCTGGCGGACCTCCCGGGAGGCGGCCAGCACGCGTACCGGTTCGGGGTCCTGTCGATCGGACTCCGCGTCGGCGGCCGAAGGCAGCGGGTCCGTCGCGCGGGGCCATGGGCCCACCGCGCGCGGCGGGGCGGCCGGGTGCTGCGGCACGACCTCGCCGGTCGCGGCGAGGTCGCCGAGCACCTCGACGAGCAGGGCCAGCCCGGGGTGAGGCCGCCGGGACCGAGGTCGAGGGTGATGGTCAGGGTCGGCGCGGTGCGCGGCCGGGGCGCCGCCCGGTCGGGGCGGCCACCGCGGTACGCGCGGGGAGATGGCGACGACGGACATGGGAGCCTCCTGAGCTGTGGCGGTCGCGCCCGCCACGCCGGGATCGGCGTGACGGTCAGCGCGCGGCCGGCGGTGACCGGGGCGCGGCGGACGAGGGACGGTGCGGCGGGGTGGGGCCGAGGGTGGGCAGGCCGGCGACGCGCCAGGCGACGAAGCCGCCGACGACGTCGGTGGCCCGGTGCAGGCCGATCTCCTGGAGCGCGGCGGCGGCCAGCGAGGAGGTGTAGCCCTCCTGGCAGAGGATCACCACCGGCACGTCGTAGTCGACGGCCTGCGGCAGCCGGGCCGGGCAGCGTGGGTCGAAGCGCCACTCCAGGACGTTGCGCTCGATCGCGAGCGCGCCCGGGACCGTCCCGTGCGCGGCCCGCTGGCCGGCCGGGCGGATGTCGACCAGCAGGGCTCCCGCCCGGTACGCGAGGTGGGCCTGCTCCGGGTCGAGCCGGGTCAGCCGGGCGCGGGCGGCGGCGAGCAGCTCGTCGATGCCCCGCGATCCGGGCGGTGGCACCGGACAGCTGTCGGTACGGGTCTCGGTCATCGTCGGTCCTTCCTCGGGTGGTCGGTTCGGGGTGCGGTGGCCGGTCACCAGGCGACGCCGGCCTCGGCGACGTCGGCGACCTGGAGCCGGCCGTC
The Micromonospora sp. R77 DNA segment above includes these coding regions:
- a CDS encoding winged helix-turn-helix domain-containing protein produces the protein MSVSPASSRAGWHTSQPAVPGRPPGGQRRPANTAAPVLTVTLSIPLAAEESLTPAARRLLDAAREMLERGEGVVSSGPAPGDRRPDVVPAGRAPTRPLAPTIPALHILASSRSVLRDGEPLPLTRLEFDLLLHLVAHPRRVFTRLQLLNAVWGYEHAGVRTVDVHVRRLRGKVGVDVPLVTTVYGVGYRLADDARVTIDRTG
- a CDS encoding winged helix-turn-helix domain-containing protein, with translation MSVVAISPRVPRWPPRPGGAPAAHRADPDHHPRPRSRRPHPGLALLVEVLGDLAATGEVVPQHPAAPPRAVGPWPRATDPLPSAADAESDRQDPEPVRVLAASREVRQGVRAVPLTRIEFDLLHFLAAHPRRVFTRAQLLSHVWGYEHAVARTVDVHVRRLRAKFGPDTPLLTTVYGVGYRLADAARVVVEPDH
- a CDS encoding rhodanese-like domain-containing protein, which gives rise to MTETRTDSCPVPPPGSRGIDELLAAARARLTRLDPEQAHLAYRAGALLVDIRPAGQRAAHGTVPGALAIERNVLEWRFDPRCPARLPQAVDYDVPVVILCQEGYTSSLAAAALQEIGLHRATDVVGGFVAWRVAGLPTLGPTPPHRPSSAAPRSPPAAR